The Narcine bancroftii isolate sNarBan1 chromosome 8, sNarBan1.hap1, whole genome shotgun sequence region TACATGAAGCAAAAGTGGTGACTGGGCTTTTGTGAAAGCAATAATGAACTCCAGGTGAACATTGAAGAACTTTAATAAAATAGGAACAATTTATTCACTGCCTGCATCactggttccatcactgcctggtacggaggcaccaactctcaggacaagaataaactccagagggttgttaatttggcctgcgacatcacaactGTTAGAATTTACTccatgaggtggtatcttaaaaaaaaaagcagtctctatcctcaaagacccccaccacccaggccatgtcctcttcactctgctaccatcgggaaaaaggtacaggagcctaaagtcgagcattcaacggcacaaggacagcttcttcccactgccagcagatccctgaataatcaatgaaccaaagaccctgccttacttttctgGTGCTATTATTTTTCGTTTTTTATAGaaatgttgtaaggtggttataatgtaaatgtttgcaccatgatgctgtcacaaaacaccgTATTTTCTgacgtacatgacaataaattctgattctgttctccACACTGTTTTGTGAACAGAATTCTCCAAGTTTGGAAGCCttctattttaaaaagaaaaggtggGAGCAAACAAGAATGGTGTAATGGATGCACCAGCATCCATATTCAGGAAAAATCACCTATAGATGCAGATGACACCAGGAAGGAGATTGCTGCAATGGGAAAGTGCACCAGTTGACTGTTTCTTTGCAAAATATGAAGCCTCACAGTTACTGAGTATTTTAGTTTCAAGTGACCTAAAAACATCATTCAGGGTTACCTACTGGCTATCAACCCTTTACCAATGTAGCAGGTGGCAAGACAAGAACATGCACGTTGTGATTTTAGTTTTGGACAGACCTTTCCAAATATAAGGACATCAACTCTGGAATCAGAATACTGTACAAAGTCTCAAAGTAATTGGCTCCCAGTTTTACATGGAGGACATATCATTTTTACTTACATGGTCTTTGGCTGTGGTGTTGCCTTCTGCTAACCAAAAAGCAAACGCAATCCAGTGCAAAAGGGAGCATCCATCAATTATTTGCTTCAAGAATTTGAcaatcccgtcagtgtgttttggAGGTGTGAGGACATTGGGACCATCCCAAGCCTGGAGCTGAACTGCCCTTTTGCTGGTCAGATCCTCTGCAAATGATGCAAGTCAAAACAATCTTCACTAACAAAAAATAATGAACAAGATCAGAAATAGCATCAAATGGTAAACTTTGCCGCTGTTCCAACATTTTTGTTCTGCTAGAAATTTCTTCTAATGAACGCCATTGAGATGATCGATCCATAAAGCTCTG contains the following coding sequences:
- the LOC138741063 gene encoding potassium-transporting ATPase alpha chain 2-like; protein product: MGDENESYDGLAPLKATVPKMEEDLTSKRAVQLQAWDGPNVLTPPKHTDGIVKFLKQIIDGCSLLHWIAFAFWLAEGNTTAKDHALLQGW